A DNA window from Microcystis aeruginosa NIES-843 contains the following coding sequences:
- a CDS encoding formylglycine-generating enzyme family protein, translating into MPTIIIQKTQKRLLIYREKLTDDLEIELVKIPSGTFTMGSSEQESGNTSEKPQHNVTLKNFLMGIYPITQAQWLYIAQREDLKVEQDLKPEPSEFKGSTNPVENVSWLDAVEFCQRLSKLSKRKYRLPTEAEWEYACRAQTKPLNLHKGETYPPYHFGEILTPDLANYNGNLQKTTPVGQFYANDFGLYDMPGNVWEWCQDDWRENYEEIKKSKKQQNQADKALRGGSWYSDPDGCRSACRSYDLRPVSLNTCGFRVVCGAGRTL; encoded by the coding sequence ATGCCTACAATAATCATCCAAAAGACCCAAAAACGTCTTTTAATCTATAGAGAAAAACTCACCGATGACCTAGAAATAGAATTAGTCAAAATACCATCGGGAACCTTTACAATGGGTTCTTCAGAACAAGAAAGTGGTAATACAAGTGAAAAGCCGCAACACAACGTCACCCTGAAAAACTTCTTGATGGGTATTTATCCCATTACCCAAGCTCAATGGTTATATATTGCCCAAAGAGAAGATTTAAAAGTAGAGCAAGATTTAAAACCAGAGCCATCGGAGTTTAAAGGCAGCACAAACCCCGTTGAAAATGTATCTTGGTTAGATGCCGTCGAATTTTGCCAAAGGCTCTCTAAATTAAGTAAAAGAAAATATAGGCTCCCAACGGAAGCTGAGTGGGAGTACGCTTGTCGAGCGCAAACCAAACCCTTAAATCTCCACAAAGGAGAAACCTACCCCCCCTATCACTTTGGGGAAATTCTTACCCCAGATTTAGCCAACTATAATGGCAATCTCCAAAAAACCACCCCTGTTGGGCAATTCTACGCCAACGACTTTGGTTTATATGATATGCCCGGAAATGTCTGGGAGTGGTGTCAAGATGATTGGCGCGAAAATTATGAGGAGATAAAAAAGAGCAAAAAACAGCAAAATCAGGCAGATAAAGCTCTGCGGGGCGGTTCTTGGTACAGCGATCCAGATGGCTGCCGTTCCGCTTGCCGCAGCTACGACCTCCGCCCCGTCAGCCTCAACACCTGCGGTTTTCGGGTGGTGTGCGGTGCTGGGAGGACTTTGTAA